TCAGATGGGATCGCGGAAGAACTCTTTCATGCATAGGACACAATTTTTCATTTAATGGTTTAACAACTAAACTCTTCCATGCTTAGGACAATTTTTTATATTTAAGTGTTTTGCATTGGTCCAAGCGCTTGGCATTGGTTCTTCGTAAGGTCACAAGCTCCTATCTCTCTTCTTAAATACCTTGCCACATCATATTTTTTACCTATGTGTCATGCTTAGCACCGATACACCATGAAGCACTCGAAAGGGCCTAAACCTAGACGGAGGCAGTACTTTGCACTATATACATAGACCAATATATTGTATATGCATAACACTAGTATATAAGTGGTGGTAACATAGACTAGTGTTATATCCATAAATTTTTTAACATGGTTATATGCATAACTAATCTAACTTAACAATAATCTAAAAGTTTCTCTCTAGTGGTCTTATCCATGTCTTTGTGCACCTCAGCATCTCCTCCACCAATAGCAAACTCCCCGGCCCTACGGCTCCATATTTTGTCCCGCCTTATCCACATCCCGAAACCACCACCAGCTCCTCCGCTTCCATCGGTCTTCCACCAACGCCTTGCTTCATCGGAACCGTACCCCCATCCCCTCCCCACCGCATGGCCGCGGCGCTCGCCTCCTcccgctgctgccgccgcccTTCGCTTCTTACCACTGATCGCCGCCGAAGCTCCGTCGCCCGGTGTGCGCTCTCCGGCGGGGTTAGGATCTTACAACTCATTACGGTCGTACTAGTAGTAGTCGCTGGAAGATAGCTCCTGGTAGAAATTCGGCTTCTGGATGATGCATGCCAATGTGGCTCAGTATTGCTGCATTTCTAAATCCAGTTGTGCCCGGGTATTTATTGATGCGATGGgaatgttttttttttttttttttttttttttttgcgggggagAATGTTTTTAATTATGTGGTGAATGTAAATCTTGGGTGGGTGGGTATTTACAAACTATGCAATTTGGCCTGAAAGTGAAAGATGGTACTGAATGTTGGTGCACAAACACGACCAATGTTACTGTTTTCTGGATGACACAAAGTTGAATATTACTTCAAAATGAATGCTAGAAGAAATCATGTGTAAATTTAGTTCATGTTGCTGTTGAATTAGGGATGTATGTATATGCACTAAATATAGTTTGAGAAAATGGGGATTTTCGCAAAACATGAGTCTGGGGGCACGAGGGGTAGCAATTCATCTTTTTCTGGACATCAATATCTTCTGGTCTTGCTTGACATTAATTTGAAGTTCAGGTGAAAATGGAATAACTGTAACCAAATGATAATTTTGTGTAATTCATGAAAATGGTTCGAGCATTGAGTTCTTCGTTAGGATTGGAACGTGTAGAATTGTTTTTTTTTTCCAAAGTATCTCCTTTGGTTATTAGATTTCTCCGTTTCTGCCGTTGGATATTTGCGCAGATGATTAGATATTATAACACATATGGAACCATCCAGTAATGCTGTAGTAATACAGTTTACATATAAAAGGGCAGCCCGGTGCACGCagctcccgcttgcgcagggCCCGGAGAAGGGTCCGACCACTTGCAGTTTACATATATGGCCCTTAATTTTCTTTTCCTGGATATATTTTGAATAATGCATGCTTTGGAAGGCACAACTTATGTTGAGAATATGCATTGTCTGTATCTATTAACTTATATACTTTGTTTCATGATTTTGCTGTTTAATTGTCCTTTTTGAGATTAGTTATTGCAACTGACTATAGGTTTATACTATGAGCTGCTCTTCTCtaatttttatttctttcaaGCTCTGCAGAAAGGAAACTCATTTAGCTGGAAAGAATGTGCAATTTCTGTAGCATTGTCTGTTGGATTAATTACTGTCCCACCAACATTTGGATGGTCGGCCCATGCTTATCCTCTCGAACCTGTAATTCCTGATATTTCAGTTCTTATTTCTGGACCTCCCATTAAAGATCCAGGTGCTTTGTTGAGATATGCTTTGCCCATAGATAATAAAGCTATTCGTGAAGTTCAAAAACCGCTAGAGGATATTACCGATAGTCTCAAAGTTTCTGGTGTTAGAGCGTTGGATTCAGTTGAAAGAGTAAGTCATTCTTTCAAGATACCTGGTAGCAAAGATCTATATTTTCTTTAAAGAAATAGAAAGCAGCTATATGCTGTCTCAGGTTTCTTCAATCTACTTTATGCATATGGATCCTaggatttttttaatttttcttcAAATTGTAGAATGTGAGGCAGGCCTCAAGAGCGCTGACTAATGGGAGGAGTTTAATACTTTCGGGTCTTGCTGAATCAAAAAGAGCAAACGGAGAAAAAACATTGGATAAATTAGCTGTTGGACTTGAAGAGCTTCAACGAATTATCGAGGATAGAAACAGGAATGCGGTAGCTCCAAAGCAGAAAGAGCTTCTCAATTATGTTGGAACGTGAGTAAAATTATCGCCTTAAATTTTAAATTAGATCCACTTCCCTTATTTTAGTCAGTTTTAATAACCAACTTTCGGGGGTCAGATTTGGTACTCTAGTTTTCTTTTCGGAAAATTATGGTGTCCATCTATAATATCCGCATTTCCTTGAAAACAAGGTAACTGTGACATATGGTACCTTTGTAGCATTAGAGAACTGAATTGTATCTACCAGTAAAAAACTACTGAGAACTCTTATGAAAGAGCTCTTCTCATTTATACCCTGCCATTGACTGCAGCTGAGATCTTCCTGGGACATTGCATTTCTGCAGTGTAGAAGAAGATATGGTTGATGGCTTCCCCTATGAAGTACCAGAAGAATACAACAACATGCCTCTTCTTAAAGGAAGAGCTACTGTGGATATGACGGTTAAGATTAAAGATAATCCAAACGTAGAAGATTGTGTATTTCGGATAGTTCTGGATGGATATAATGCTCCTGTGACTTCTGGGAACTTCGTAGATCTGGTGGAACGGAAGTTCTATGATGGCATGGAAATCCAAAGAGGTAACCAATGTGTCTCAGGTGCATTCGATAATTATAATATACTTAGTCTGCAGTAGCACTATCCACCATTTGGTATTTTTGTACAGTTTGTTATGCATAGTAATTGATGCTTTCAGAGCAATTAGCACAGTTTAAGATGTCTACTGTTTAGTGCTCAGAATCACTACTGAACATGCAAGTGTGTCTAAGCAGTTAAAAAGTTTACTGATACAGCGTGGGTGTTGATTCTCTTGCAGCTGATGGTTTTGTTGTTCAGACGGGAGATCCCGAGGGACCAGCCGAGGGTTTTATTGATCCCAGTACTGGCAAGAGTCGTACCATACCTCTTGAGATAATGGTTGATGGTGACAAGGCGCCTATATATGGTGAAACACTTGAGGTATGTAACCAGCACTTAACTTTTTAATTTATTTCACGGCTGCTGGGAATTCTGGCTGCTGCGGATTGAATGTTCTTAGAGTTTGTATGGCCATGCATTTCAGGAACTTGGTCTTTACAAGGCTCAAACAAAGCTTCCTT
This sequence is a window from Aegilops tauschii subsp. strangulata cultivar AL8/78 chromosome 7, Aet v6.0, whole genome shotgun sequence. Protein-coding genes within it:
- the LOC109755360 gene encoding peptidyl-prolyl cis-trans isomerase, chloroplastic, translated to MAAALASSRCCRRPSLLTTDRRRSSVARCALSGGKGNSFSWKECAISVALSVGLITVPPTFGWSAHAYPLEPVIPDISVLISGPPIKDPGALLRYALPIDNKAIREVQKPLEDITDSLKVSGVRALDSVERNVRQASRALTNGRSLILSGLAESKRANGEKTLDKLAVGLEELQRIIEDRNRNAVAPKQKELLNYVGTVEEDMVDGFPYEVPEEYNNMPLLKGRATVDMTVKIKDNPNVEDCVFRIVLDGYNAPVTSGNFVDLVERKFYDGMEIQRADGFVVQTGDPEGPAEGFIDPSTGKSRTIPLEIMVDGDKAPIYGETLEELGLYKAQTKLPFNAFGTMAMAREEFDDNSASSQVFWLLKESELTPSNSNILDGRYSVFGYVTENEDFLADLKVGDVIESIQVVSGLDNLVNPSYKIVG